In Streptomyces sp. P3, one DNA window encodes the following:
- a CDS encoding PrsW family glutamic-type intramembrane protease, whose amino-acid sequence MLRQPHWWQHRWVRYGALITLLALSGLVILALVREQTGTEGLLVGLGLAVLPVPLLVAAFRWLDRVEPGPWRNLLFAFAWGACAAALIAIIANSFATRWIATATADPSGADTLGATVIAPVVEESAKAAAVLLVFLFRRRDFTGIVDGVVIAGITATGFAFTENILYLGTAFGTDQLTGDSGIASVTAATFFVRVVMSPFAHPLFTVLTGIGFGVAALSGERRHARRVLLPLSGLLLAMGMHALWNGSSSFGELGFLAVYAAIMVPAFGLLTWLVVWTRQRELRTVREELPVYAAAGWIAPAEPFALGSMRARRLARVYAGRHLGRPAARVVAQYEAYATSLAFLRHRGRQGRAGADFLVRERELLNELWRRKDVARPALDHAARMTAPPVRMPPPPWPTYGTYGYGQGPAYGQGQAYGPGPGYGQGPAYGQSPTYGGRPPAPGYGHRNGHTPGYGYGYEPGNPPGHGHGYGYPPGPHPAANPHQ is encoded by the coding sequence GTGCTCCGGCAGCCTCACTGGTGGCAGCACAGGTGGGTCCGGTACGGCGCGCTGATCACCCTGCTCGCCCTGTCCGGGCTGGTCATCCTCGCCCTGGTCCGCGAACAGACCGGCACCGAGGGCCTCCTCGTGGGGCTGGGGCTCGCCGTGCTGCCCGTACCGCTGCTCGTCGCCGCCTTCCGGTGGCTCGACCGGGTCGAACCCGGCCCGTGGCGGAACCTGCTCTTCGCCTTCGCCTGGGGCGCGTGCGCGGCGGCGCTCATAGCCATCATCGCCAACAGTTTCGCGACCAGATGGATAGCCACCGCGACCGCGGACCCGTCCGGCGCGGACACCCTGGGCGCGACCGTCATAGCGCCGGTCGTCGAGGAGTCCGCCAAGGCCGCGGCCGTCCTGCTCGTCTTCCTCTTCCGCAGGCGGGACTTCACCGGGATCGTCGACGGCGTGGTCATAGCCGGCATCACCGCCACCGGCTTCGCCTTCACCGAGAACATCCTCTACCTCGGCACCGCCTTCGGCACCGACCAGCTCACGGGCGACAGCGGCATCGCCTCCGTCACCGCCGCGACCTTCTTCGTGCGCGTCGTCATGTCGCCGTTCGCGCACCCCCTGTTCACCGTCCTGACCGGCATCGGCTTCGGCGTCGCCGCGCTCTCCGGGGAGCGCCGGCACGCACGGCGCGTGCTGCTTCCGCTGTCCGGGCTGCTCCTCGCGATGGGCATGCACGCCCTGTGGAACGGCTCCTCGTCGTTCGGCGAACTCGGGTTCCTCGCGGTGTACGCGGCGATCATGGTGCCCGCGTTCGGGCTGCTGACCTGGCTGGTGGTGTGGACGCGCCAGCGCGAGCTGCGCACGGTGCGCGAGGAGCTGCCCGTCTACGCGGCCGCCGGCTGGATCGCGCCGGCCGAACCGTTCGCGCTCGGCTCGATGCGGGCCCGGCGGCTGGCCAGGGTGTACGCCGGACGTCACCTCGGCAGGCCCGCGGCCCGTGTCGTGGCACAGTACGAGGCGTACGCGACATCCCTCGCGTTCCTGCGCCACCGCGGCCGGCAGGGGCGGGCAGGCGCCGATTTCCTGGTCCGCGAACGGGAGTTGCTGAACGAGCTGTGGCGGCGCAAGGACGTCGCCCGGCCCGCCCTGGACCACGCGGCCCGCATGACGGCCCCTCCGGTGCGGATGCCCCCGCCGCCCTGGCCGACGTACGGGACGTACGGGTACGGCCAGGGCCCGGCGTACGGCCAGGGCCAGGCGTACGGCCCGGGCCCGGGATACGGGCAAGGACCGGCGTACGGCCAGAGCCCGACCTACGGCGGCCGGCCGCCCGCCCCCGGATACGGCCACCGGAACGGCCACACACCCGGGTACGGGTACGGGTACGAGCCCGGCAACCCGCCCGGACACGGGCACGGATACGGGTATCCGCCGGGCCCCCACCCCGCGGCCAACCCCCACCAGTAG
- the trmB gene encoding tRNA (guanosine(46)-N7)-methyltransferase TrmB translates to MADSVSVPDVPPSSPRGEHHPGEAVRHTRAKGEPRFPDGPRADPAGSHFERRIRSFQPRRSRVTAGQADALQRLWAKWGLDIDGRGVDLAELFGAGGRPVVLEIGFGMGEATARMAAADPGTDILAVDVHTPGQGNLLSLADRNALTNVRVANGDAIILLREMLPADSLDGLRVYFPDPWPKKRHHKRRLIQPEFLDLAATRLKPGALVHCATDWEPYAEQMLEVLTAHPDFENTRADGGFAPRPDFRPLTRFEGQGLDKGHVVNDLLFRRVQHRVQHGDH, encoded by the coding sequence GTGGCTGATTCCGTGAGCGTTCCCGATGTCCCCCCGTCCTCCCCGCGTGGTGAGCACCACCCGGGGGAGGCTGTTCGGCATACCCGCGCCAAGGGGGAGCCGCGGTTCCCCGACGGGCCGCGGGCCGATCCCGCCGGTTCACACTTCGAGCGGCGGATCCGCAGCTTCCAGCCCCGGCGCAGCCGGGTGACGGCCGGGCAGGCGGACGCGCTGCAGCGGCTGTGGGCCAAGTGGGGGCTGGACATCGACGGGCGCGGGGTGGACCTCGCCGAGTTGTTCGGCGCAGGAGGGCGTCCCGTCGTGCTGGAGATCGGTTTCGGCATGGGTGAGGCGACCGCGCGGATGGCCGCCGCCGACCCCGGCACCGACATCCTCGCGGTGGACGTGCACACGCCCGGTCAGGGCAACCTGCTCAGCCTCGCCGACCGCAACGCGCTGACCAACGTCCGGGTCGCCAACGGCGACGCGATCATCCTGCTGCGCGAGATGCTGCCGGCGGACTCGCTCGACGGGCTGCGCGTCTACTTCCCCGACCCCTGGCCCAAGAAGCGCCACCACAAGCGGCGGCTGATCCAGCCGGAGTTCCTCGACCTGGCGGCGACACGGCTGAAGCCCGGCGCGCTCGTGCACTGCGCGACCGACTGGGAGCCGTACGCGGAGCAGATGCTCGAGGTGCTGACCGCGCACCCCGACTTCGAGAACACCCGGGCCGACGGCGGGTTCGCGCCCCGGCCCGACTTCCGGCCGCTGACCCGTTTCGAGGGTCAGGGGCTGGACAAGGGTCACGTGGTGAACGATCTGCTGTTCCGGCGCGTACAGCATCGCGTCCAGCACGGGGATCACTGA
- the lhgO gene encoding L-2-hydroxyglutarate oxidase, whose protein sequence is MVHVPKIDYDCDVLVVGGGIVGLATAYAITRAAPGTRVTVLEKEPGVARHQTGRNSGVIHSGIYYRPGTLKARYAVRGAAEMTKFCAEYGIAHAVTGKLIVATERSELPRLHGLVQRGRENGITVRELGAAQIAEYEPEVQGLAAIHVRTTGVCDYTAVAQQLGEASGAEIRYGARVVRIDRRPERGVAVLTARGDVVRARVLVNCAGLYCDEIARLTGDEPEVRIVPFRGEYYELARPELVRGLVYPVPDPAFPFLGVHLTRGIDGGVHVGPNAVPALAREGYGWGVVSPREAVATAAWPGVWRMGRRHWRYGLGELRRSVSKGAFVDAVRRMLPAVEENDLVPTTAGVRAQAVLRDGGLVDDFLIREGPRTVHVLNAPSPAATASLPIGREVARRALGALADT, encoded by the coding sequence GTGGTGCACGTGCCGAAGATCGATTACGACTGTGACGTGCTCGTGGTCGGCGGCGGCATCGTGGGGCTGGCCACGGCGTATGCGATCACGCGGGCCGCGCCGGGCACGCGGGTCACGGTGCTGGAGAAGGAGCCGGGGGTGGCCCGCCACCAGACCGGCCGCAACAGCGGGGTCATCCACAGCGGGATCTACTACCGGCCGGGCACCCTGAAGGCGCGGTACGCGGTGCGCGGTGCCGCGGAGATGACGAAGTTCTGCGCGGAGTACGGCATCGCCCACGCCGTCACCGGCAAGCTGATCGTCGCCACCGAGCGCTCCGAGCTGCCCCGGCTGCACGGGCTCGTCCAGCGCGGCCGGGAGAACGGCATCACCGTGCGGGAACTGGGCGCCGCCCAGATCGCGGAGTACGAGCCCGAGGTGCAGGGGCTCGCCGCCATACACGTGCGGACGACCGGCGTCTGCGACTACACGGCCGTCGCCCAGCAGCTGGGTGAGGCGTCCGGGGCGGAGATCCGGTACGGCGCGCGCGTGGTGCGGATCGACCGACGGCCGGAGCGCGGGGTGGCCGTGCTCACCGCCCGCGGTGACGTCGTACGGGCGCGGGTGCTGGTGAACTGCGCCGGGCTGTACTGCGACGAGATCGCCCGGCTGACCGGCGACGAGCCGGAGGTGCGGATCGTCCCGTTCCGGGGCGAGTACTACGAACTGGCGCGGCCGGAGCTGGTGCGCGGGCTGGTCTACCCCGTGCCCGATCCGGCCTTCCCGTTCCTCGGCGTGCATCTGACCAGGGGCATCGACGGGGGGGTGCACGTCGGGCCCAACGCGGTGCCGGCGCTGGCCCGGGAGGGATACGGCTGGGGCGTCGTGAGTCCCCGGGAGGCCGTGGCGACGGCGGCGTGGCCGGGCGTGTGGCGGATGGGCCGCCGGCACTGGCGGTACGGCCTCGGTGAGCTGCGGCGGTCGGTCTCGAAGGGCGCCTTCGTGGACGCCGTTCGAAGAATGCTTCCGGCGGTGGAGGAGAACGACCTGGTGCCGACGACGGCCGGCGTCCGTGCGCAGGCGGTCCTGCGGGACGGCGGCCTGGTGGACGACTTCCTGATCCGGGAGGGTCCACGGACGGTCCACGTCCTGAACGCCCCCTCACCGGCGGCGACGGCCTCCCTCCCGATCGGCCGCGAGGTGGCCCGCAGAGCCTTGGGCGCCCTGGCCGACACGTGA